The following proteins are co-located in the Pseudomonas synxantha genome:
- a CDS encoding AMP-binding protein → MREYLAATTGFDYQHTVDAALAGNLQALNACVECCDRHALPGRIALFWEGKDGRSATSTFTELQEQAARFANFLLSQGVKRGDKVAGLLPRTAELLVVVLATWRIGAVYQPLFTAFGPKAIEHRLNSSGAVLVVTDAVNRPKLAEVAGCPTIVTVAGARGEGIVRGDYSFWAELPNHANVCEPVMLGADDPFLLMFTSGTTGPSKALSVPLKAIVAFQGYMRDAVDLRPEDAFWNVADPGWAYGIYFGVTGPLAMGHPITFYDGPFTLESTCRVINKYGITNLAGSPTAYRLLIAGGEQFARSIKGKLRIVSSAGEPLNPEVIRWFADSLGVTIHDHYGQTELGMVLCNHHGLAHPVHVGSAGFASPGHRIVVLDDQHQELPAGQPGILAIDREQSPMCWFAGYEGVKTKAFVGKYYLSGDTVELNPDGSISFVGRSDDVITTSGYRVGPFDVESALVEHPAVVEAAVVGKPCPERTELVKAFVVISEQYRATPELAEELRLHVRQRLAAHAYPREIEFVSDLPKTPSGKLQRFILRNQEIAKAQAAVA, encoded by the coding sequence ATGCGTGAGTATTTGGCTGCCACCACCGGGTTTGATTACCAGCACACCGTCGACGCCGCACTGGCCGGCAACCTGCAGGCGTTGAATGCCTGTGTGGAATGCTGTGACCGCCACGCGCTTCCCGGGCGTATCGCTTTGTTCTGGGAGGGCAAGGACGGGCGCAGCGCGACGTCAACCTTCACCGAGTTGCAGGAACAGGCCGCACGCTTCGCCAACTTCCTCCTGTCCCAGGGCGTCAAGCGCGGTGACAAGGTCGCCGGCCTGTTGCCGCGCACGGCCGAGTTGCTGGTGGTGGTGCTCGCCACCTGGCGCATCGGCGCGGTGTATCAGCCGCTGTTTACTGCCTTCGGTCCCAAGGCCATCGAGCATCGCCTGAACAGCTCCGGGGCAGTGCTGGTGGTCACCGACGCGGTCAACCGTCCCAAGCTGGCCGAAGTCGCCGGCTGCCCGACCATCGTCACGGTGGCCGGGGCCAGGGGCGAGGGCATCGTGCGCGGTGACTACAGCTTCTGGGCCGAACTGCCCAACCACGCCAACGTCTGCGAGCCGGTGATGCTGGGCGCTGACGATCCGTTCCTGCTGATGTTCACCTCGGGCACCACCGGCCCCTCCAAGGCGCTGTCGGTGCCACTCAAGGCGATTGTTGCGTTCCAGGGCTACATGCGCGACGCCGTGGACTTGCGCCCCGAAGATGCGTTCTGGAACGTCGCCGACCCGGGCTGGGCCTACGGCATCTATTTCGGCGTGACCGGGCCGCTGGCCATGGGGCATCCGATCACTTTCTACGATGGTCCGTTCACCCTGGAAAGCACCTGCCGGGTCATCAATAAATATGGAATCACCAACCTCGCCGGTTCGCCCACGGCGTACCGCCTGCTGATTGCCGGAGGCGAGCAGTTCGCCCGTTCGATCAAAGGCAAGCTGCGCATCGTCAGCAGTGCCGGCGAGCCATTGAACCCGGAGGTGATCCGCTGGTTCGCCGATAGCCTGGGCGTGACCATCCACGACCACTATGGCCAGACTGAACTGGGCATGGTGCTGTGCAATCACCATGGCCTGGCGCACCCGGTGCATGTGGGTTCGGCGGGCTTCGCCTCGCCCGGACACCGCATCGTGGTGCTGGATGACCAGCATCAGGAGCTGCCCGCCGGCCAGCCCGGGATTCTCGCTATCGACCGCGAACAATCGCCGATGTGCTGGTTCGCCGGCTATGAGGGCGTCAAGACCAAGGCGTTTGTGGGCAAGTACTACCTCAGTGGCGACACGGTGGAGCTGAACCCGGACGGCAGCATCAGTTTTGTCGGGCGCAGCGATGATGTGATCACCACGTCCGGTTACCGCGTCGGTCCGTTCGATGTGGAAAGCGCGCTGGTCGAACACCCAGCCGTGGTTGAAGCCGCCGTAGTCGGCAAGCCTTGCCCGGAACGTACCGAGCTGGTCAAGGCCTTCGTGGTGATCAGCGAGCAATACCGCGCCACCCCGGAACTGGCCGAAGAACTGCGCCTGCATGTGCGCCAGCGCCTGGCTGCCCATGCTTACCCACGAGAAATCGAATTTGTCAGCGACTTGCCCAAGACCCCAAGCGGCAAGTTGCAACGTTTTATTTTGCGTAATCAGGAAATTGCCAAGGCCCAGGCGGCCGTGGCTTGA
- a CDS encoding acetyl-CoA C-acyltransferase yields the protein MNDPIVIVSAVRTPMGGFQGDLKSLTAPQLGAAAIRAAVERAGIATDAVDEVLFGCVLPAGLGQAPARQAALGAGLDKGTRCTTLNKMCGSGMEAAILAHDSLRAGSVDVVIAGGMESMSNAPYLLDRARSGYRMGHGKVLDHMFLDGLEDAYDKGRLMGTFAEDCAEHNGFTREAQDAFAIASLTRAQEAITHGSFASEIVPVQVTVGKEQKTILHDEQPPKAKLDKIASLKPAFREGGTVTAANSSSISDGAAALLLMRESEAHKRGLKPLAVIHGHAAFADEPGLFPVAPVGAIRKLMSKTGWNLDEVDLFEINEAFAVVSLVTMSKLEIPHDKVNVHGGACALGHPIGASGARILVTLLSALRQKGLKRGVAAICIGGGEATAMAVECLY from the coding sequence ATGAATGACCCAATCGTTATTGTCAGCGCCGTGCGCACCCCCATGGGTGGTTTCCAGGGCGATCTCAAAAGTTTGACCGCACCACAGCTGGGCGCGGCCGCGATTCGTGCCGCTGTCGAACGTGCCGGTATCGCCACCGATGCCGTCGACGAAGTGCTGTTTGGCTGCGTGTTGCCGGCCGGGCTCGGGCAGGCACCAGCCCGCCAGGCCGCCCTGGGCGCCGGGTTGGACAAGGGCACCCGCTGCACCACCCTCAATAAAATGTGCGGTTCCGGCATGGAGGCGGCGATTCTTGCCCACGACTCACTGCGTGCCGGCAGCGTCGACGTGGTGATTGCCGGTGGCATGGAGAGCATGTCCAATGCACCGTACCTGCTGGACCGCGCGCGCAGCGGCTATCGCATGGGGCACGGCAAGGTGCTCGACCACATGTTCCTCGACGGCCTGGAGGACGCCTACGACAAGGGCCGCCTGATGGGCACCTTTGCCGAGGACTGCGCCGAGCACAACGGTTTTACCCGTGAAGCCCAGGACGCCTTCGCCATTGCTTCCCTGACTCGTGCGCAGGAAGCCATCACCCATGGCAGCTTCGCCAGCGAAATCGTCCCAGTGCAGGTCACCGTGGGCAAGGAGCAGAAAACCATCCTTCACGATGAACAACCGCCGAAAGCCAAACTGGACAAGATTGCCAGCCTGAAACCGGCGTTCCGTGAAGGTGGCACCGTGACGGCGGCCAACTCCAGCTCGATCTCCGATGGTGCTGCTGCGCTGTTGCTGATGCGCGAATCCGAGGCCCACAAGCGCGGGCTCAAGCCGCTGGCGGTGATCCACGGGCATGCGGCCTTTGCCGATGAGCCTGGGCTGTTTCCGGTGGCGCCAGTGGGGGCGATCCGCAAACTGATGAGCAAGACCGGCTGGAACCTCGATGAAGTCGATTTGTTCGAAATCAACGAAGCCTTTGCCGTTGTGAGCCTGGTGACCATGAGCAAGCTGGAGATTCCCCACGACAAGGTCAATGTCCATGGCGGGGCCTGCGCCCTGGGCCATCCGATTGGCGCCTCCGGCGCACGCATCCTGGTAACCCTATTGTCAGCTCTGCGCCAGAAGGGCCTCAAGCGTGGCGTCGCCGCCATCTGCATCGGCGGCGGTGAAGCCACGGCCATGGCCGTCGAATGCCTGTACTAA
- a CDS encoding enoyl-CoA hydratase/isomerase family protein, with the protein MTAQVLSEANRSEGLQEDVLAEVRNHIGHLILNRPAGLNAITLHMVRLLTTQLRAWADDPQVHAVVLRGAGEKAFCAGGDIRSLYDSFKNGNTLHEDFFVEEYALDLIIHQYPKPVLALMDGFVLGGGMGLVQGADLRVVTERSRLAMPEVAIGYFPDVGGSYFLSRIPGELGTYLGVTGVQIRAADALYCGLADWYIDSATLPELDQQLDRLQWHDSPLKDLQGVLAKLAAQQLPDAPLATLRPVIDHFFALPDVPSIIEQLQAVTIADTHEWALTTAHLMQTRSPLAMAVTLQMLRRGRHLTLEQCFDLELHLDRQWFERGDLIEGVRALIIDKDKTPRWNPPSVNELDAAHVKSFFSDFVQIEK; encoded by the coding sequence ATGACTGCTCAGGTTTTATCCGAAGCAAACCGCAGCGAGGGTCTTCAGGAAGATGTCTTGGCTGAAGTGCGCAACCATATTGGCCACCTCATCCTCAATCGCCCCGCCGGATTAAATGCCATCACCCTGCACATGGTGCGCCTGTTGACCACGCAGTTGCGGGCCTGGGCCGATGATCCGCAGGTCCATGCCGTTGTATTGCGCGGCGCCGGAGAGAAAGCCTTTTGTGCCGGCGGCGACATCCGTTCCCTGTATGACAGCTTCAAGAACGGCAACACCCTGCACGAGGATTTCTTCGTCGAGGAATATGCGCTCGACCTGATCATTCACCAATACCCTAAACCCGTGCTGGCGCTGATGGACGGGTTCGTCCTCGGCGGCGGCATGGGGCTGGTACAAGGCGCAGACCTGCGAGTGGTTACCGAGCGCAGCCGCCTGGCCATGCCGGAGGTGGCCATCGGTTACTTCCCGGACGTGGGCGGCAGCTATTTCCTGTCGCGTATTCCCGGTGAACTGGGGACTTACCTGGGCGTCACCGGGGTGCAGATCCGCGCGGCGGACGCCCTGTATTGCGGATTGGCCGACTGGTATATCGACAGCGCAACGCTCCCCGAACTGGACCAGCAGCTTGATCGTCTGCAATGGCACGACTCGCCCCTCAAGGACCTGCAAGGCGTGCTCGCCAAACTGGCCGCGCAGCAATTGCCCGATGCGCCACTGGCGACCTTGCGGCCGGTCATCGACCATTTCTTCGCCTTGCCGGATGTGCCGAGCATTATCGAGCAGTTGCAGGCGGTTACTATCGCCGATACCCATGAATGGGCATTGACCACCGCCCACCTGATGCAGACCCGCTCGCCACTGGCCATGGCCGTGACCCTACAAATGCTCCGCCGTGGCCGCCACCTGACGCTGGAACAGTGTTTTGACCTGGAGCTGCACCTGGACCGCCAGTGGTTCGAGCGCGGCGACCTGATCGAAGGGGTTCGTGCGCTGATCATCGACAAGGACAAGACCCCGCGCTGGAATCCGCCGAGCGTTAATGAGCTGGACGCCGCTCATGTCAAAAGCTTCTTCAGCGACTTCGTGCAGATTGAGAAATAA
- a CDS encoding alpha/beta hydrolase, producing the protein MDRPVMTAEKVRAAVRDAVVMSVQDCSVETAPRSVRIRLYRQSTTAPAPVLLYFHGGGWVAGDLDTHDSFCRIMCEWARCVVVAVDYARPPESRFPAAVEDCYAVTEWVAAQGMTLGLDSHRIAVAGGGSGGGLAAVISQIAHERHGPTIGFQMLLYPLLDCLARTRSRAEFAGRSGLTAEMLSWYLGQYVGEGQSLDHSWLSPAHRASLQGLPKALILTAGCDLLRDEGRAYAHRLKKAGVQVRHTEYPGMDHGFINYPGEHLAARKAILQCAHALAEHFGGGMPPGPTPA; encoded by the coding sequence ATGGACCGGCCAGTGATGACCGCCGAGAAAGTCCGCGCCGCAGTGCGTGATGCTGTGGTGATGAGCGTGCAGGACTGCTCGGTCGAGACGGCGCCGCGCTCGGTGCGTATACGCCTGTACCGGCAGTCGACAACCGCGCCTGCCCCAGTATTGCTGTATTTTCATGGCGGGGGCTGGGTAGCTGGTGACCTGGATACCCATGACAGCTTCTGTCGGATCATGTGCGAATGGGCAAGGTGCGTGGTCGTTGCAGTAGATTATGCCAGGCCACCGGAATCTCGCTTTCCCGCCGCCGTGGAAGATTGCTACGCCGTCACCGAATGGGTGGCCGCCCAAGGCATGACTCTGGGGCTGGACAGCCACCGGATCGCAGTCGCCGGTGGAGGTTCCGGGGGTGGCCTGGCAGCGGTTATCTCCCAGATCGCCCATGAACGCCACGGTCCCACCATTGGTTTCCAAATGCTGCTCTATCCGCTTCTCGATTGTCTGGCACGCACTCGTTCCCGGGCCGAGTTCGCGGGTAGATCCGGCCTGACCGCTGAAATGCTCAGCTGGTATCTGGGCCAATATGTGGGCGAAGGGCAATCTTTGGACCATTCCTGGTTGTCGCCAGCGCACCGGGCTTCGTTACAGGGCTTGCCCAAAGCGCTGATTCTCACCGCCGGCTGCGATTTACTGCGTGATGAAGGCCGGGCTTATGCACACCGTTTGAAAAAAGCCGGCGTGCAGGTAAGACACACAGAGTACCCAGGCATGGACCACGGTTTTATCAACTACCCTGGTGAACACCTCGCTGCGCGCAAGGCCATCCTCCAGTGTGCGCACGCCCTGGCGGAGCATTTTGGCGGCGGGATGCCCCCAGGCCCCACCCCTGCATAA
- a CDS encoding SDR family NAD(P)-dependent oxidoreductase — MQIENKVFLVSGGASGLGAATAEMLIAAGAKVMLVDLNADAVAAKATQLGNNARSAVADISQEAAAEAAVNAAVEAFGGLHGLINCAGVVRGEKILGKNGPHGLASFAQVINVNLIGSFNLLRLAAAAIAETEANADGERGVIINTASVAAFDGQIGQAAYAASKGAIASLTLPAARELARFGIRVMTIAPGIFETPMMAGMTPEVRDSLAAGVPFPPRLGKPAEYAALVRHILENSMLNGEVIRLDGALRMAAK, encoded by the coding sequence ATGCAGATTGAAAACAAGGTATTCCTGGTCAGCGGCGGCGCTTCGGGCCTCGGTGCGGCCACGGCTGAAATGCTCATTGCAGCCGGCGCGAAGGTGATGTTGGTGGACCTGAATGCCGACGCCGTGGCGGCCAAGGCCACCCAGCTGGGCAACAACGCCCGTAGCGCCGTAGCCGATATCAGCCAGGAAGCTGCTGCCGAAGCGGCCGTTAACGCGGCTGTCGAGGCGTTTGGCGGTTTGCACGGGTTGATCAACTGCGCCGGTGTAGTGCGCGGCGAGAAGATCCTCGGCAAGAATGGCCCCCATGGCCTGGCCAGCTTTGCCCAAGTGATTAACGTCAACCTGATCGGCAGCTTCAACCTGTTGCGCCTGGCCGCTGCGGCCATTGCTGAAACCGAGGCGAATGCCGATGGTGAGCGCGGTGTGATCATCAATACCGCCTCGGTGGCGGCGTTCGATGGTCAGATCGGCCAGGCGGCGTATGCTGCCTCCAAAGGCGCGATTGCCAGCCTGACCTTGCCCGCCGCCCGGGAATTGGCGCGGTTTGGCATCCGTGTGATGACCATCGCCCCAGGCATCTTCGAAACCCCGATGATGGCGGGCATGACCCCGGAAGTACGCGACTCCCTGGCTGCCGGCGTGCCATTTCCGCCGCGCCTGGGCAAACCCGCCGAATATGCCGCGCTGGTGCGACATATCCTTGAAAACAGCATGCTCAATGGCGAGGTGATCCGTCTCGACGGCGCCTTGCGTATGGCCGCCAAGTAA
- a CDS encoding enoyl-CoA hydratase — protein sequence MSYETILLDVQGRVGLITLNRPQALNALNAQLVSELNQALDGLEANPEIGCIVLTGSKKAFAAGADIKEMAELTYPQIYLDDLFSDSDRVANRRKPIIAAVNGFALGGGCELALMCDFILAGDSAKFGQPEINLGVLPGMGGTQRLTRAVGKAKAMEMCLTGRFIDAVEAERCGIVARIVPADELLEEALKVATLIAGKSVPISMMVKESVNRAFEVSLSEGVRFERRVFHAAFATQDQKEGMAAFVAKRAPQFKDK from the coding sequence ATGAGTTACGAAACCATCTTGCTTGACGTCCAGGGCCGTGTCGGGCTGATCACCCTCAACCGCCCCCAGGCGTTGAACGCCTTGAATGCACAACTGGTCAGCGAGCTGAACCAGGCGCTGGACGGCCTGGAAGCCAACCCCGAGATCGGCTGCATCGTGCTGACCGGCTCGAAGAAAGCCTTCGCTGCCGGTGCCGACATCAAGGAAATGGCCGAGTTGACCTACCCGCAGATCTACCTGGACGACCTGTTCAGCGACAGCGACCGCGTGGCTAACCGCCGTAAGCCGATCATCGCGGCGGTAAACGGTTTTGCTTTGGGCGGCGGCTGTGAACTGGCGCTGATGTGCGACTTTATCCTGGCCGGAGACAGTGCCAAGTTCGGCCAGCCGGAAATCAACCTTGGCGTGTTGCCAGGCATGGGCGGCACCCAGCGCCTGACCCGCGCAGTGGGCAAGGCCAAGGCCATGGAAATGTGCCTGACCGGTCGCTTTATCGACGCGGTAGAAGCCGAGCGCTGCGGCATTGTGGCGCGTATCGTGCCGGCCGATGAGTTGCTTGAAGAGGCGCTGAAGGTCGCTACCCTGATCGCTGGCAAATCCGTGCCGATCAGCATGATGGTCAAGGAAAGCGTGAACCGCGCCTTTGAAGTCAGCCTGTCCGAAGGCGTGCGGTTTGAGCGCCGGGTGTTCCATGCGGCGTTTGCGACCCAGGATCAGAAAGAAGGCATGGCAGCGTTCGTGGCCAAACGTGCGCCGCAGTTCAAGGACAAGTAA
- a CDS encoding acyl-CoA dehydrogenase family protein, translating to MQDLEYTEEQVMIRDMARDFARGEIAPHAQAWEKAGWIDDALVAKMGELGLLGMVVPEEWGGTYVDYVAYALAVEEISAGDGATGALMSIHNSVGCGPILNYGTQAQKQTWLAELASGQAIGCFCLTEPQAGSEAHNLRTRAELKDGQWVINGAKQFVSNGKRAKLAIVFAVTDPELGKKGISAFLVPTDTPGFAVDRTEHKMGIRASDTCAVTLNQCGVPEANLLGERGKGLAIALSNLEGGRIGIAAQALGIARAAFEAALAYARDRVQFDKAIIEHQSVANLLADMQTQLNAARLLILHVARLRTACKPCLSEASQAKLFASEMAERVCSKAMQIHGGYGYLEDYPVERYYRDARITQIYEGTSEIQRMVIARELKNYQL from the coding sequence ATGCAAGATCTTGAATACACAGAAGAACAAGTCATGATTCGCGACATGGCGCGGGACTTTGCGCGTGGCGAAATCGCCCCCCATGCCCAGGCCTGGGAAAAAGCCGGCTGGATCGACGACGCCCTGGTCGCCAAGATGGGCGAGCTGGGTCTGCTCGGCATGGTGGTCCCGGAAGAATGGGGTGGCACCTATGTGGACTACGTGGCCTATGCCCTCGCGGTCGAGGAAATTTCCGCGGGTGACGGCGCCACCGGCGCCCTGATGAGCATCCACAATTCAGTGGGTTGCGGGCCGATCCTCAACTACGGCACACAAGCGCAGAAACAAACCTGGCTGGCCGAACTCGCCAGTGGCCAGGCCATCGGCTGCTTCTGCCTGACCGAACCCCAGGCTGGCTCCGAAGCCCACAACCTGCGTACCCGCGCAGAGTTGAAAGACGGTCAGTGGGTAATCAACGGCGCCAAGCAATTTGTCAGCAACGGCAAGCGCGCCAAGCTGGCCATCGTGTTTGCGGTGACCGACCCGGAGTTGGGCAAGAAAGGTATTTCAGCGTTCCTGGTGCCCACTGACACCCCAGGCTTTGCGGTCGATCGTACCGAGCACAAGATGGGCATTCGCGCATCGGACACCTGCGCCGTCACCCTCAACCAATGCGGCGTGCCCGAGGCCAACCTGCTGGGTGAGCGCGGTAAGGGCCTGGCTATCGCTCTCTCCAACCTGGAAGGCGGGCGCATCGGCATTGCCGCCCAGGCCCTGGGCATCGCCCGCGCCGCCTTTGAAGCGGCGCTGGCCTATGCCCGTGATCGGGTGCAGTTCGACAAGGCAATCATCGAACACCAGAGCGTGGCCAACCTGCTGGCCGACATGCAGACCCAGCTGAATGCTGCGCGCCTGCTGATCCTCCACGTTGCGCGCCTGCGCACTGCCTGCAAGCCGTGCTTATCGGAAGCCTCACAGGCCAAACTGTTTGCTTCGGAAATGGCCGAGCGCGTGTGCTCCAAGGCGATGCAGATCCATGGCGGGTATGGGTATCTGGAAGATTACCCGGTGGAGCGCTACTACCGGGATGCGCGGATCACACAGATCTATGAAGGGACCAGCGAAATCCAGCGGATGGTGATTGCCAGGGAGCTGAAAAACTACCAGCTCTGA
- a CDS encoding peptidase U32 family protein: protein MSLPKHHLELLSPARDVAIAREAILHGADAIYIGGPSFGARHNACNEVSDIAQLVEFARRYHARVFTTINTILHDNELEPARKLIHQLYDAGVDALIVQDLGVMELDIPPIELHASTQTDIRTLGRAKFLDQAGFSQLVLARELNLQEIRAIADETDAAIEFFIHGALCVAFSGQCNISHAQNGRSANRGDCSQACRLPYTLKDDQGRVVAFEKHLLSMKDNNQSANLRALVEAGVRSFKIEGRYKDMGYVKNITAYYRQRLDEILEDRPDLARASSGRTAHFFVPDPEKTFHRGSTDYFVTDRKIDIGAFDTPTFTGLPVGVVEKAGKRDLQVVTQEPLSNGDGLNVLVKREVVGFRANIAEAKGEFEEDGEKRYRYRVEPNEMPAGLHQLRPNHPLNRNLDHNWQQALLKTSAERRIGLSWVARLREDQLQVTATSEEGISASVTLPGPFGVANKPEQALDTLRDLLGQLGTTEYHATRIELDAPQAFFIPNSQLKALRREVIEALTAARIEAHPRGGRKAETSPPPVYPEAHLSFLANVYNQKARDFYHRHGVKLIDAAFEAHEETGEVPVMITKHCLRFSFNLCPKQAKGVTGVKTKVAPMQLIHGDEVLTLKFDCKPCEMHVVGKIKGHILGLPQPGSAVEHFNPENLIYQGTH from the coding sequence ATGTCCTTGCCCAAGCATCACCTGGAATTGCTCAGCCCTGCCCGCGATGTCGCCATTGCGCGCGAGGCTATCCTGCATGGCGCCGACGCCATCTACATCGGCGGGCCGAGCTTCGGCGCTCGCCATAATGCCTGTAACGAGGTGAGTGATATCGCTCAGCTGGTGGAATTCGCCCGGCGTTACCACGCCCGCGTGTTCACCACCATCAACACCATCTTGCATGACAACGAGCTGGAACCTGCGCGCAAGCTGATCCATCAGCTCTACGATGCCGGTGTCGACGCGCTGATCGTGCAAGACCTGGGCGTGATGGAGCTGGATATCCCACCTATCGAGCTGCACGCCAGCACCCAGACCGACATCCGCACCCTGGGCCGCGCCAAGTTTCTCGACCAGGCCGGTTTCTCGCAATTGGTATTGGCTCGCGAGCTGAACCTGCAAGAGATCCGCGCCATCGCCGACGAAACCGATGCCGCCATCGAGTTCTTTATCCATGGTGCCCTGTGCGTGGCGTTCTCCGGGCAGTGCAATATCTCCCACGCGCAAAATGGCCGCAGTGCCAACCGCGGTGACTGCTCCCAGGCGTGCCGCCTGCCGTACACCTTGAAAGATGACCAGGGCCGCGTGGTCGCGTTTGAAAAACACCTGCTGTCGATGAAGGACAACAACCAGAGCGCCAACCTGCGTGCCTTGGTCGAAGCCGGCGTGCGCTCGTTCAAGATCGAAGGTCGCTACAAGGACATGGGCTATGTGAAGAACATCACCGCCTACTACCGCCAGCGCCTCGACGAAATCCTCGAAGACCGCCCGGACCTGGCCCGAGCTTCCAGCGGCCGTACCGCGCATTTCTTTGTGCCCGACCCGGAAAAAACCTTCCACCGCGGCAGCACCGATTACTTCGTCACCGACCGCAAGATCGACATCGGCGCGTTCGACACCCCGACCTTCACCGGCCTGCCGGTGGGTGTGGTGGAAAAAGCCGGCAAGCGTGACTTGCAGGTGGTCACCCAGGAGCCGCTGTCCAACGGCGATGGCCTGAATGTGCTGGTCAAGCGTGAAGTGGTGGGTTTCCGCGCCAATATCGCCGAGGCTAAAGGCGAGTTCGAAGAAGACGGTGAAAAGCGCTATCGCTATCGCGTCGAACCGAATGAAATGCCCGCCGGCCTGCATCAATTGCGCCCCAACCACCCGCTGAACCGCAACCTGGACCATAACTGGCAACAGGCGCTGTTGAAGACCTCGGCCGAGCGCCGTATCGGCCTGTCATGGGTGGCACGCCTGCGTGAAGACCAGCTGCAAGTCACCGCCACCAGCGAAGAAGGTATCAGCGCCAGCGTCACCCTGCCCGGCCCGTTTGGCGTGGCCAACAAGCCGGAACAGGCGCTCGACACGTTGCGCGACCTGCTTGGCCAGCTTGGCACCACCGAATACCACGCCACCCGCATCGAGCTGGATGCGCCGCAGGCGTTCTTCATCCCCAACTCGCAGCTCAAGGCATTGCGCCGTGAAGTGATCGAGGCGCTGACCGCTGCCCGCATCGAGGCGCACCCACGGGGCGGGCGCAAGGCTGAAACCTCGCCGCCGCCGGTCTACCCCGAGGCGCACCTGTCGTTCCTGGCCAACGTCTACAACCAGAAAGCCCGGGACTTCTACCACCGTCACGGCGTAAAGCTGATCGACGCGGCCTTCGAAGCCCACGAAGAAACCGGCGAAGTACCGGTGATGATCACCAAGCATTGCCTGCGTTTCTCGTTCAACCTGTGCCCAAAACAGGCCAAGGGCGTGACTGGGGTGAAAACCAAGGTAGCGCCGATGCAGTTGATTCACGGCGACGAAGTGCTGACCTTGAAGTTCGACTGCAAGCCCTGCGAAATGCATGTGGTGGGCAAGATCAAAGGGCATATCCTTGGGTTGCCGCAACCGGGCAGCGCCGTAGAGCATTTCAACCCGGAAAATCTCATCTATCAGGGCACGCACTGA
- a CDS encoding acyl-CoA dehydrogenase has protein sequence MLPNDEQLQISDAARQFAQERLKPFAAEWDREHRFPKEAIAEMAELGFFGMLVPEQWGGCDTGYLAYAMALEEIAAGDGACSTIMSVHNSVGCVPILKFGNDQQKARFLTPLASGAMLGAFALTEPQAGSDASSLKTRARLEGDHYVLNGCKQFITSGQNAGVVIVFAVTDPAAGKRGISAFIVPTDSPGYTVARVEDKLGQHASDTCQILFEDVKVPVANRLGEEGEGYRIALANLEGGRVGIASQSVGMARAAFEAARDYARERESFGKPLIEHQAVAFRLADMATQIAVARQMVHYAAALRDSGKPALVEASMAKLFASEMAEKVCSAALQTLGGYGYLSDFPLERIYRDVRVCQIYEGTSDIQRMVISRNL, from the coding sequence ATGCTGCCCAATGACGAACAACTGCAAATCAGCGACGCCGCCCGGCAATTCGCCCAGGAACGTTTGAAACCCTTCGCCGCCGAATGGGATCGCGAGCATCGCTTCCCCAAGGAAGCCATCGCTGAAATGGCCGAACTGGGCTTTTTCGGCATGCTGGTGCCGGAACAGTGGGGTGGTTGCGACACCGGCTACCTGGCCTATGCCATGGCCCTGGAAGAAATCGCCGCGGGAGATGGTGCCTGCTCGACCATCATGAGCGTGCATAACTCGGTGGGCTGCGTGCCGATCCTCAAGTTCGGCAATGACCAGCAAAAAGCCCGGTTCCTCACGCCCCTGGCCAGCGGTGCCATGCTCGGCGCCTTCGCGTTGACCGAGCCCCAGGCTGGTTCCGATGCCAGCAGCCTGAAAACCCGTGCGCGTCTTGAAGGCGATCACTACGTACTCAACGGCTGCAAACAGTTCATCACCTCCGGGCAAAACGCCGGGGTTGTGATTGTGTTTGCGGTCACCGACCCGGCAGCGGGCAAGCGTGGCATCAGTGCGTTTATCGTGCCCACCGATTCACCGGGCTATACCGTGGCACGGGTTGAAGACAAGCTCGGGCAACATGCCTCCGACACCTGCCAGATCCTGTTTGAAGACGTGAAGGTGCCGGTGGCCAACCGCCTGGGCGAGGAGGGCGAGGGCTACAGGATCGCCCTGGCCAACCTTGAAGGCGGTCGCGTCGGCATCGCGTCGCAATCGGTGGGCATGGCCCGTGCGGCCTTCGAAGCGGCCCGCGATTACGCCCGTGAGCGCGAAAGCTTTGGCAAGCCGCTGATCGAACACCAGGCGGTGGCCTTTCGCCTGGCGGACATGGCCACACAGATTGCCGTCGCCCGGCAAATGGTGCATTACGCCGCCGCCCTGCGCGACAGCGGCAAGCCGGCCTTGGTCGAAGCGTCCATGGCCAAGCTGTTCGCCTCGGAAATGGCCGAGAAAGTCTGCTCGGCCGCCTTGCAAACCCTGGGCGGTTACGGTTATCTGAGCGACTTCCCCTTGGAGCGGATCTACCGCGATGTGCGGGTCTGCCAGATTTACGAAGGCACCAGCGATATCCAGCGCATGGTCATCTCACGCAATCTTTAA